The following is a genomic window from Leptidea sinapis chromosome 1, ilLepSina1.1, whole genome shotgun sequence.
TGtgatatcataattattattattaaacaggTTCCTGGTAGGTTGATTTGTATGCTTTTTCAGccttcattatattttatgacatCCTCAATGTTTGCATTTTACACAAAGCTCGTTAAACAAGGTGCATTTCAAATTGCTTTTAGGACATCATTTTAGAATCCTTGtaggatttaaatttttgagTAACCGGGCAAGATTTCAATTTCTCTGAACTTTATTACTATATAGATTTAATGACACATTACCATTGCTTGTATGCCAATTAACCAATGCAGGTGTTTGAAAGGCCATCTTAGCCTTCAGTCCAAATGAAGCCCAAGGTATCTCACAGACTTTTTTGGGTAGTTGTTTCATGTCAAACTGTTTACATAGGGATATTGTGGCTATTGAATTTCCACTGCCAGGTAGATCcgcttttaataattaatatgccaACTTTTCTAACTATATGTTAGAATGAGCATAAAATTCCTTTATTcagattttcattaaatatgatgCTAGTTGTAGAACAcaggatattattttatttattttattcgggaaacaaacagtacaagttaatatacttaaaaaataaaacttaaaatataaatcactgaccaataaaagtttccacaattaaataattatgttgAGAACCCCTACCACTCTGCTATGTATGTACCTATCATATATAGGTTGAGATGTATTATGTGTAGAAATATTCACTaaataaaagttgaaaaactgGTAATGGCAGACAGAAGATCCATTGTGTTCACTTCttcaataatatcaaataacagGACTGTTTAACTCAGctgcataataattattgttttaatacttaCAGGGAATATTTATACTGTTGGGAATTTTCCCATGCTCTTTGACCTCTTCAGGCTCTCTAACATCAATTATGAgggtatttttgttatttactaATTGTTTAACATGGTCAAAATCAACAATAACTTCTTCCAATTTCGCTTTTTCCGTATATAATCGTTTTATTTGCGCAGTGCTAAAAGCGCATAAATTCGATtctgaaaaaatataaacattatatcaaatttaaataaatagtagtaacAGTAGgaataataaattgaaagacaaatgactaaatataatatatactatatttattcgagtatataatatattttttcgtgCGACTTACTGAAATAATTTGGTGTTTCAGAACATACTAAGTGAAATGACTTATTTGCTTCTGttgcaaactttattatttgGTAAGATCTTGCGAAACGCTTAAAACACGCCTGGTGAAACATCACTTTTTTCTTTCGAATATTCTAttcaatatcattaataaataataggtaatGTGTTACTTCTATTTAGCGTCTCAAAGTCCGCGAACTACCTATGCGGCTATGCCACAGAACACTTTTCCGAGGGCTATGCGCTAGGAATTCgtaacttataattatatttttattaatttaacttaatgCGAAAGGAacgttataatgttttttttttttttttgcgccattTATTGGCCTGCACGGTTTGTGCGTCAGCCATACAAAAAGGTGAGGAAGTGTGTCATTGGATTGAGAATTGGAACGGAATTTGGAAAAGGATCAGgtaaatttagtatataagtacataaatggttataattttatatcgttaagaaaaataaaactagctAAAATTCTATatacatcaatatttatattagataaaaggACAGAAATTGAAGTAGGAAAAGGAATTTTAATGTACAAAAGCGAGGAAATAAAAGCGGAACGGTCATGTCGAGGACAGGCAAAGAATATATGATTAAAAT
Proteins encoded in this region:
- the LOC126969091 gene encoding rhodanese domain-containing protein CG4456-like — its product is MFHQACFKRFARSYQIIKFATEANKSFHLVCSETPNYFKSNLCAFSTAQIKRLYTEKAKLEEVIVDFDHVKQLVNNKNTLIIDVREPEEVKEHGKIPNSINIPLGTVSSVLSSMSDTEFSKSYGRTKPSENTEIIFYCMIGKRSGMAQQNAFNLGYKNVKNYLGSWTDWKNKSK